In Meles meles chromosome 14, mMelMel3.1 paternal haplotype, whole genome shotgun sequence, a single window of DNA contains:
- the LOC123925290 gene encoding protein CEBPZOS-like, with product MARTMEPVAKKIFKGVLVVELLGVFGAYFLFNKMNTSQDFRQTMSKKFPFILEVYYKSIEQSGMYGVREQDQEK from the coding sequence ATGGCCCGCACTATGGAACCAGTGGCAAAGAAGATCTTTAAAGGAGTTTTAGTTGTTGAACTCTTGGGTGTTTTTGgagcatattttttatttaataagatgAACACAAGCCAAGATTTCAGGCAAACGATGAGCAAGAAATTTCCCTTCATCTTGGAAGTTTATTACAAATCCATTGAACAGTCTGGAATGTATGGAGTCAGAGAGCAAGATCAAGAAAAATGA